The following are encoded together in the Cytophagia bacterium CHB2 genome:
- a CDS encoding sugar kinase, whose product MGSLLLGIDVGTYSSKGVLVEPDGKVLRTEVVEHEMEVPRPGWAEQDAEAVWWGDVVKICRALLDGHPCSGDDVAGLAVSAIGPCLLPLDQSGKPLRKGILYGVDARASAEIEWLNQKLGEDSIYAFSGMALSSQAVGPKILWLQRHEPEVWQRTAHLTTASSYLIYRLTGEKVMDRHTASHYMPLMDIAKLEWSPRFAEEIAPLDRLPRLGWSDELAGRVSALGAAETGLKVGTPVAVGAVDALSEGISVGAVHPGDLMIMYGSTAFFILVVGKPTPDPRMWTVAGAFPGQYNLAAGMATTGSLTRWFRDELTADLPDESAYATLFQQAESVTPGAGGLLVLPYFSGERTPINDPKARGVIAGLTLAHSRAHLFRAVLEGVGYGIRHNIEAFNQVGASVKRIVAVGGGTKSKTWLQIVSDISGVPQVVPEITIGASYGDAFLAGLAAGVLRREDLVQWVRVKSIIQPESSRRQIYNQLYGDYLRLYQQTRDIAHRLGEV is encoded by the coding sequence GGTGTGTTGGTTGAGCCTGACGGCAAAGTGCTGCGCACGGAAGTGGTCGAGCATGAGATGGAGGTGCCGCGCCCTGGTTGGGCCGAGCAGGATGCGGAGGCCGTTTGGTGGGGCGATGTTGTCAAGATTTGCCGCGCGTTACTGGATGGCCATCCCTGCTCCGGTGATGACGTTGCCGGCCTGGCGGTGAGCGCGATTGGGCCCTGCTTGTTGCCGCTGGATCAATCCGGCAAGCCGTTGCGCAAGGGCATTCTCTATGGCGTCGATGCGCGCGCCAGCGCGGAGATTGAATGGCTCAATCAAAAACTCGGTGAAGACAGTATCTACGCCTTTTCGGGCATGGCGTTGAGCAGTCAGGCCGTCGGGCCGAAGATTCTTTGGCTGCAGCGCCATGAGCCGGAGGTGTGGCAGCGCACGGCGCATCTCACCACCGCCAGCAGTTATCTCATTTACCGCTTGACGGGCGAGAAAGTGATGGATCGCCATACCGCCAGTCACTACATGCCGCTGATGGATATTGCCAAGCTGGAATGGTCGCCGCGTTTTGCTGAGGAGATTGCGCCGCTCGACCGTTTGCCGCGCTTGGGCTGGAGTGATGAACTTGCGGGGCGCGTGAGTGCGCTGGGCGCAGCCGAGACCGGCCTCAAGGTTGGTACGCCGGTGGCCGTAGGCGCGGTCGATGCGTTGAGCGAGGGCATCAGCGTGGGCGCGGTGCATCCCGGTGATTTGATGATCATGTACGGCAGCACCGCGTTCTTCATTCTGGTGGTCGGCAAGCCCACGCCTGATCCGCGCATGTGGACCGTGGCCGGCGCGTTTCCGGGGCAATACAATCTCGCCGCGGGCATGGCCACTACCGGGTCGCTCACACGCTGGTTTCGCGATGAACTGACGGCGGATTTGCCGGATGAATCCGCTTATGCGACGCTGTTTCAACAAGCGGAATCCGTGACGCCGGGCGCAGGCGGATTGCTGGTACTGCCTTACTTCAGCGGTGAGCGCACGCCCATCAATGATCCCAAAGCGCGCGGTGTCATCGCTGGCCTCACGCTGGCGCATTCGCGAGCGCATTTGTTTCGCGCAGTGCTAGAGGGCGTTGGATACGGCATTCGCCATAATATCGAAGCGTTCAATCAAGTCGGTGCGAGCGTAAAGCGGATTGTGGCAGTGGGCGGCGGCACTAAAAGCAAGACCTGGCTGCAAATTGTTTCGGATATCTCTGGCGTTCCGCAAGTCGTTCCGGAAATAACGATCGGCGCTAGCTATGGTGATGCCTTCCTGGCAGGCTTGGCGGCTGGCGTGCTGCGGCGCGAGGATCTCGTGCAGTGGGTGCGGGTAAAAAGCATCATTCAACCCGAGAGCAGCCGTAGGCAGATTTATAATCAACTCTAT